Proteins co-encoded in one Armatimonadota bacterium genomic window:
- a CDS encoding CoA transferase gives MPIGDTRDVPRRCVLRPLDDLLVIDLTRALAGPYCTLMLGDYGARVIKIESPEGGDDTRGWGPPFINGESSYFLGINRNKQSLTLNLKHPAGQEILRQLLRRADVLVENFRAGTMERLGFGWPVVHALNPRLVFASISGFGQDGPYRDRTAYDLIVQGMGGLMGTTGEEGGPPIKVGVAITDIAAGMFAAFGILAALRVRERTGVGQYVDVSMLDCQVAWMTYQAGYYFATGENPRRLGSAHPSLVPYQAFRTADGYVNVAVGSEAIWQRFVEAIGAPHLAHDPRFRTNADRVRHRQALLALLEPIFAQRPTRAWVEVLDRHGVPAGPIYLMSDLFADPQVLHREMLLEIDHPRAGRIKQTGVPVKLSATPGRVAAPPPVLGEHTETILRELGYDDAQIADLRRDGAI, from the coding sequence TTGCCGATTGGGGATACCCGAGACGTTCCCAGGAGGTGTGTTCTGCGTCCGCTCGACGACCTGCTCGTCATCGACCTGACCCGCGCTCTGGCCGGCCCCTACTGCACGCTGATGCTCGGGGACTACGGCGCCCGCGTCATCAAGATCGAGTCGCCCGAGGGCGGCGACGACACGCGGGGCTGGGGGCCGCCGTTCATCAACGGCGAGAGCTCGTACTTCCTCGGCATCAACCGGAACAAGCAGAGCCTGACCCTCAACCTCAAGCACCCCGCCGGTCAGGAGATCCTGCGCCAGCTGCTGCGGCGCGCCGATGTCCTGGTCGAGAACTTCCGCGCCGGCACCATGGAGCGGCTGGGCTTCGGCTGGCCGGTCGTGCACGCCCTGAACCCGCGGCTGGTGTTCGCGTCGATCTCGGGGTTCGGGCAGGACGGGCCGTATCGCGACCGGACCGCCTATGACCTGATCGTCCAGGGTATGGGAGGATTGATGGGCACCACCGGCGAGGAAGGGGGACCGCCGATCAAGGTGGGCGTGGCCATCACCGACATCGCCGCGGGCATGTTCGCGGCGTTTGGCATCCTGGCCGCGCTGCGGGTGCGCGAGCGCACGGGGGTCGGGCAGTACGTGGACGTCTCGATGCTGGACTGCCAGGTGGCCTGGATGACCTACCAGGCGGGCTACTACTTCGCCACCGGCGAGAACCCCCGGCGCCTGGGCAGCGCCCACCCTTCGCTGGTGCCCTACCAGGCGTTCCGCACCGCTGACGGCTACGTGAACGTCGCCGTGGGCAGCGAGGCGATCTGGCAGCGGTTCGTGGAGGCCATCGGCGCGCCGCACCTGGCCCACGACCCGCGGTTTCGCACCAACGCCGACCGGGTCCGTCACCGGCAGGCGCTGCTCGCGCTCCTGGAACCGATCTTCGCGCAGCGTCCCACGCGGGCGTGGGTCGAGGTGCTGGATCGCCACGGGGTGCCCGCGGGGCCCATCTACCTCATGTCCGACCTGTTCGCCGACCCTCAAGTGCTACACCGCGAGATGCTGCTGGAGATCGACCACCCGCGCGCGGGCCGCATCAAGCAGACGGGCGTGCCGGTGAAGCTGTCGGCCACGCCCGGCCGCGTGGCGGCGCCGCCGCCGGTGCTGGGCGAGCACACGGAGACGATCCTGCGGGAGCTGGGATACGACGATGCGCAGATTGCCGATCTTCGGCGCGATGGCGCCATCTAG
- a CDS encoding amidohydrolase family protein, which translates to MELLERALLVSPTAPPCRGAIALAAGRIAEIREEAAGAPALRAVLPGLVNAHTHLFQTMARGLAPGRPVAAWHGEVIQPLYLALRPDDVRAFTLLGALDALHGGAVAVLNFHAFPNDVEASLAAADAIAQAGLRGVHVKSAYLTNAPPAMLTEPRRALADAEALLRRPAAGGLVRFWAGVPTAIHAPGDWLRDLMALAVDAGARLHLHLAESEAEAAAAARVLGMREVPYLDRLGLLRPELVVAHAVALTDDEIALLADRGVSVVHCPVSNLYLRSGIARVGRMRRHGIPVALGTDGPASNDSQDMFGTMKAAALIAGLSDEPVAPDEVLAMATAEGARVLGLDSGALVPGRAAHLTVVSLASARAAPVHRVAHTLVFTCTPADLEAVVVDGQTRLHRGRIRGVDEAAVVEDAQRRATALLRRAGLEHLRDRALDG; encoded by the coding sequence GTGGAGCTGCTCGAGCGGGCCCTGCTGGTCTCCCCAACGGCGCCACCGTGCCGCGGAGCAATTGCGCTGGCTGCCGGGCGCATCGCCGAGATTCGGGAGGAGGCCGCCGGTGCGCCGGCGCTGCGCGCGGTACTGCCCGGCCTGGTCAACGCGCACACCCACCTGTTCCAGACCATGGCCCGCGGGCTGGCGCCGGGACGTCCCGTCGCGGCATGGCACGGCGAGGTGATCCAGCCGCTCTATCTGGCGCTTCGCCCCGACGACGTGCGCGCGTTCACGTTGCTCGGTGCGTTGGACGCGCTGCATGGGGGCGCTGTGGCCGTGCTCAACTTCCACGCCTTCCCCAACGATGTTGAGGCCTCGCTGGCAGCTGCAGACGCCATAGCCCAGGCAGGCCTGCGGGGAGTGCACGTCAAGTCAGCCTACCTCACCAACGCGCCGCCGGCCATGCTGACCGAACCCCGCCGCGCCCTGGCCGACGCCGAGGCGCTGCTGCGGCGCCCGGCAGCGGGCGGGCTCGTCCGGTTTTGGGCCGGTGTACCCACCGCCATTCACGCGCCCGGTGACTGGCTGCGTGACCTGATGGCGCTGGCGGTGGACGCCGGCGCGCGGCTGCACCTGCATCTCGCAGAGAGCGAGGCCGAGGCCGCCGCCGCGGCCCGCGTGCTGGGGATGCGCGAAGTGCCCTACCTAGATCGCCTGGGCCTCCTGCGCCCGGAATTGGTGGTCGCCCACGCGGTGGCCCTCACCGACGACGAGATCGCCCTGCTGGCCGACCGTGGCGTGAGCGTCGTGCACTGCCCTGTCTCCAACCTCTACTTGCGCAGCGGGATTGCACGCGTGGGTCGGATGCGGCGCCACGGCATACCTGTCGCCCTGGGCACCGACGGCCCAGCCAGCAACGACTCGCAGGACATGTTCGGCACCATGAAGGCCGCGGCCCTGATCGCGGGGCTCAGCGACGAGCCAGTCGCGCCGGACGAGGTCCTCGCGATGGCCACCGCAGAGGGCGCGCGGGTGCTCGGCCTGGATAGCGGCGCCCTGGTGCCCGGCCGTGCCGCTCATTTGACGGTCGTCTCGCTGGCCTCTGCGCGCGCCGCGCCGGTGCATCGCGTGGCCCACACCCTGGTCTTCACCTGCACGCCCGCAGATCTGGAGGCCGTCGTGGTGGATGGGCAGACGCGCCTGCACCGTGGCCGGATCCGGGGCGTCGACGAGGCGGCCGTGGTCGAGGATGCCCAGCGCCGCGCAACCGCGTTGCTGCGCCGCGCCGGCCTCGAACATCTTCGGGACAGGGCGCTGGACGGCTGA
- a CDS encoding ABC transporter permease: protein MATDRSFSVQLAGRRVLLRPGAGGRAAPAVRLVRYAVSVLLTLAVWQALSSYVINPHLLPPPVRVARAVGPMLSTGELKAHVTASLARIAVGFSMGSLAGVAFGLVAGRVAMVADLTDPQLQFFRFLSPTAMIPLAIIWFGIGELSKYFLILYATFFIVVINTIAGVAATPTVRIRAAQAMGARPVQIFLFVILPSAVPHVLSGMRVALASAFMAIIPAEMLAAESGLGFLLQQAGLLVQTDRIFVALAMISLLGFASDLAFRLLIGRLLFRYTQAG, encoded by the coding sequence ATGGCCACTGACCGCTCGTTCTCCGTCCAGCTTGCGGGCCGGCGAGTCCTGCTTCGCCCCGGAGCGGGCGGCCGTGCGGCGCCCGCGGTCCGGCTGGTCCGGTACGCCGTCTCGGTGCTGCTGACGCTTGCCGTCTGGCAGGCTCTCTCGTCCTACGTCATCAACCCGCATCTGCTACCGCCGCCCGTGAGGGTGGCGCGGGCCGTCGGGCCGATGCTCAGCACCGGCGAGTTGAAGGCCCACGTCACGGCCAGCCTGGCTCGAATCGCGGTGGGGTTTAGCATGGGGAGTCTGGCAGGCGTGGCATTCGGCCTAGTAGCCGGTCGCGTCGCGATGGTCGCGGACCTGACGGATCCTCAGCTCCAGTTCTTCCGGTTCCTGTCGCCGACCGCGATGATCCCCCTGGCCATTATCTGGTTCGGCATCGGCGAGCTGTCGAAGTACTTCCTCATCCTGTACGCCACGTTCTTCATCGTGGTGATCAACACCATCGCGGGCGTGGCGGCCACGCCGACCGTGCGGATCCGTGCGGCGCAGGCCATGGGTGCGCGACCGGTGCAGATCTTCCTGTTCGTCATCCTGCCCTCGGCCGTCCCGCACGTGCTCTCGGGCATGCGCGTCGCCCTGGCGTCGGCTTTCATGGCCATCATTCCGGCCGAGATGCTGGCAGCAGAGTCCGGGCTGGGGTTTCTGCTGCAGCAGGCCGGACTGCTCGTGCAGACCGACCGCATCTTCGTGGCGCTAGCGATGATCAGCCTCCTGGGGTTTGCGAGCGACCTGGCGTTTCGCCTGCTCATCGGCCGGCTGCTATTTCGCTACACGCAGGCCGGCTGA
- a CDS encoding ABC transporter ATP-binding protein, whose amino-acid sequence MVEFLGVGKAFDIGPPVLRDVTFSVRPGELCCLLGPSGCGKSTLLYLTAGFERPTAGEIRFDGEPVRAPGRERGIVFQDSAAALFPWLTAEENVEFGLRLQGVPAAQRRATVDQLLHLVGLDAHRRKFPRQLSGGMQQRLQIARALALEPRLLLMDEPFGALDAHTRSRMHVELLRIWEATGTTILFVTHDIAEAVTLADRIVVMSPGPAATIRRVVTVTLPRPRDPAVEGFAQAYREVRELFAHQGSDGH is encoded by the coding sequence ATGGTGGAATTCCTCGGGGTCGGCAAGGCGTTTGACATCGGCCCTCCGGTCTTGCGGGACGTCACGTTTTCTGTGCGTCCCGGCGAGCTGTGTTGCTTGCTCGGGCCCAGCGGGTGCGGGAAGAGTACACTGCTCTACCTGACCGCGGGGTTCGAGAGGCCCACGGCGGGGGAAATTCGGTTCGACGGCGAGCCGGTGCGCGCGCCCGGGCGCGAGCGCGGCATCGTGTTCCAGGACTCAGCCGCGGCGCTCTTTCCGTGGCTGACGGCGGAGGAAAACGTCGAGTTTGGCCTGCGGCTGCAGGGCGTGCCGGCAGCGCAGCGGCGGGCCACGGTCGACCAGTTGCTCCACCTGGTCGGGTTGGACGCGCATCGCCGGAAGTTCCCCCGGCAGCTATCGGGCGGGATGCAACAGCGCCTTCAGATCGCCCGGGCACTGGCGCTCGAGCCCCGGCTGCTGCTGATGGATGAGCCGTTCGGCGCGCTGGATGCCCACACGCGTAGCAGGATGCACGTGGAGCTGCTGCGCATCTGGGAGGCCACGGGGACGACGATCCTGTTCGTGACGCACGACATTGCTGAGGCGGTGACGCTCGCGGATCGGATCGTTGTGATGTCCCCGGGGCCAGCCGCGACAATCCGGCGAGTCGTGACAGTGACGCTACCGCGTCCCCGGGATCCGGCTGTCGAAGGGTTCGCGCAGGCCTACCGGGAGGTGCGAGAACTGTTCGCGCACCAGGGCTCGGATGGCCACTGA
- a CDS encoding ABC transporter substrate-binding protein encodes MRRWSGAGLIAGVIVLILVTAAGPSVGQGRPRIVVFSQQQVQTTPFEMAQEQGYYAEEGLEVVFRYFASGTTAWQSFRAGAGDIVYSGDVPAIRNWAESGRATRVIAPVERNARGYGLVVRRAIRSAADLRGKRIAIRVGSSGSHFIWAYLRKHGMTERDVTIVNMDAPAAVAALDRGDIDGFFFWAPFPQRALEVSGDRVHILAHADAVGSGYYTMISARGEWIRRNRAIVDRFLAASVRGREYAQRHKSQVLAYLNRKFQLDVLQAGAMYDVTDLLLRFDERFYQDLGSVADWMRETGLLSEPLVWSEFVYLDGLRGVDRALAVPPPKQ; translated from the coding sequence GTGAGACGGTGGAGTGGTGCAGGACTGATCGCTGGCGTCATCGTGCTGATCCTGGTGACTGCGGCGGGACCCTCGGTAGGACAGGGGCGGCCTCGTATCGTGGTGTTCAGCCAGCAGCAGGTGCAGACGACTCCCTTTGAGATGGCGCAGGAGCAAGGGTACTACGCCGAAGAGGGTCTTGAGGTGGTCTTTCGCTACTTCGCCTCGGGGACGACGGCCTGGCAGTCCTTCCGCGCTGGTGCCGGTGACATCGTCTACAGCGGGGACGTGCCGGCCATCCGCAACTGGGCGGAATCTGGCCGCGCCACACGGGTGATCGCCCCGGTGGAACGCAACGCCAGGGGCTACGGCCTGGTGGTGCGGCGCGCCATCCGGTCGGCCGCTGACCTGCGCGGGAAGCGCATTGCCATTCGCGTCGGCTCCTCGGGGTCCCACTTCATCTGGGCCTACCTGCGGAAGCACGGCATGACCGAACGCGACGTCACCATCGTGAACATGGACGCGCCGGCGGCCGTCGCCGCACTCGATCGGGGCGATATCGACGGGTTCTTCTTCTGGGCGCCGTTCCCCCAGCGGGCCCTGGAAGTCTCCGGCGATCGCGTCCACATCCTGGCTCACGCCGACGCGGTGGGCTCCGGCTACTACACCATGATCAGCGCGCGTGGCGAGTGGATTCGGCGGAACCGTGCGATTGTGGACCGGTTCCTGGCGGCGTCGGTACGGGGACGCGAGTATGCTCAGCGGCACAAGAGTCAGGTCCTGGCCTACCTGAACAGAAAGTTCCAGCTCGACGTCCTGCAGGCTGGCGCCATGTACGACGTGACCGATCTGCTCCTGCGCTTCGACGAGCGCTTCTACCAGGATCTCGGCAGCGTCGCCGACTGGATGCGTGAAACCGGCCTGCTCAGCGAACCGCTGGTGTGGTCGGAGTTTGTCTACCTGGACGGGCTGCGCGGGGTCGACCGCGCGCTGGCGGTGCCTCCGCCGAAGCAGTGA
- a CDS encoding amidohydrolase family protein — MTERATVDLLIDGGYVLTMDTASTVYPDGAVAIAEGRIVAVGPASELRARYQPRDVLDARGRAVLPGLIDTHGHAGHSLVKHIGEHLPPAAWRRLMDHIYFRGTTPAFWHADGMLATLERLKFGTTYGMAMLGSAPRADDPRYADAFCRGAVAVGGRAAVGVGPPRPPWPKTFSHWTEGVKTDVRVSFEDCVATTEAVIRTWHGGAGGRVTVWVSASRFLAPSPYDPMFDPADLPVARRQATVMRELADLYRVGIHTHSYGGAIQWVHEQTGILGPDVLLAHCTGVSAREIEILAATGTKVSHCPTSRRIYQFKARVPVVEMLARGVTVAIGSDGTADTTFDLFKDMRMAMTLQRVHFANPYVLPPGRALRMITIEAARAMGVDRELGSLEPGKRADVVLVNLQRPHLVPAYLIEHRLVEKACGHDVETVLVDGQVVVRDGRAVLVDEMEVMAAAAEEARAAIARSGVGPLLRLPRDFWTGVVY, encoded by the coding sequence ATGACTGAACGAGCAACCGTGGACCTCCTGATCGACGGTGGCTATGTCCTCACCATGGACACTGCCTCGACTGTCTACCCCGATGGCGCGGTTGCCATCGCCGAAGGCCGCATCGTGGCCGTCGGGCCGGCCTCCGAGCTTCGGGCGCGGTACCAGCCGCGCGACGTGCTCGACGCGCGGGGGCGCGCTGTGCTTCCAGGGTTGATCGATACCCATGGACACGCGGGGCACTCGCTCGTCAAACACATCGGCGAACACCTTCCGCCCGCTGCCTGGCGGCGCCTGATGGACCACATCTACTTCCGGGGCACCACGCCGGCATTTTGGCACGCCGATGGGATGTTGGCCACGCTGGAGCGGCTGAAGTTCGGCACGACGTATGGCATGGCCATGCTGGGTTCCGCTCCACGCGCCGACGATCCCCGCTACGCTGACGCGTTCTGCCGCGGTGCGGTGGCCGTAGGTGGTCGGGCGGCCGTTGGCGTGGGACCGCCGCGGCCGCCCTGGCCCAAGACGTTCTCCCACTGGACCGAGGGCGTGAAGACGGACGTCCGGGTGTCGTTTGAGGACTGCGTCGCGACCACGGAAGCGGTGATCCGCACATGGCACGGTGGTGCCGGCGGTCGCGTGACGGTCTGGGTGAGCGCCTCGCGCTTCTTGGCGCCGTCTCCCTACGACCCCATGTTCGACCCGGCCGACCTGCCCGTGGCGCGCCGGCAGGCGACGGTCATGCGCGAGCTGGCTGACCTGTATCGTGTGGGCATCCACACGCACTCCTACGGCGGGGCAATTCAGTGGGTGCACGAGCAGACCGGCATCCTCGGCCCCGACGTCTTGCTGGCGCACTGTACAGGTGTCAGCGCTCGGGAGATCGAGATCCTGGCTGCCACCGGCACGAAGGTGTCGCACTGTCCTACGTCACGGCGGATCTATCAGTTCAAAGCCAGGGTCCCCGTGGTGGAGATGCTTGCGCGCGGGGTCACCGTGGCCATCGGCAGCGATGGAACCGCCGACACCACCTTTGATCTGTTCAAGGACATGCGCATGGCCATGACGCTCCAGCGCGTCCACTTCGCCAACCCCTATGTCCTCCCACCCGGACGGGCGCTGCGCATGATCACCATCGAGGCTGCGCGGGCAATGGGCGTCGACCGTGAGCTGGGGTCCCTGGAACCCGGCAAGCGCGCCGACGTGGTGCTGGTGAACCTGCAGCGACCCCACCTGGTGCCGGCCTATTTGATCGAGCACCGCCTGGTGGAGAAAGCCTGCGGACACGATGTGGAGACCGTACTGGTAGATGGTCAGGTGGTGGTGCGCGACGGGCGCGCGGTGCTGGTAGACGAGATGGAGGTGATGGCAGCGGCGGCGGAGGAAGCGCGGGCGGCCATTGCGCGCAGCGGCGTGGGGCCGCTGCTCCGGCTGCCGCGTGACTTCTGGACGGGAGTGGTCTACTGA
- a CDS encoding cyclase family protein, whose protein sequence is MRSVDLSRVRVLDLSQNFSVDSPPFAYYEGPKVTWVKKIAFEGVNAQHLSTTNHIATHLDAPLHFYDPGPDVAGIPIEHLVGPACVVDLQQFGIGDYDIYGPEHFEAWEQKYNIRIERGDILVIHTGYHAYYNEDWSPTTRRHHPDARPDLPRAFLRHPGPRAEFCQWVLDRGIRWMAIDAISTDHPFNTKVRDARRDLIPEVEQKIGMAIDKAFPWPKDYQATHTLLFPKGVFHVENVGGEIDQILNQRVWVGCFPFRFKGGEAALCRFVAFVEADGAAAAAPPAVPAAAAPAPQARPARARRPPEGRPGQRRAGRRGR, encoded by the coding sequence ATGAGATCGGTGGATCTCTCGCGGGTACGAGTACTCGACCTCTCGCAGAACTTCAGCGTGGACTCGCCGCCCTTTGCGTACTACGAGGGCCCCAAGGTCACCTGGGTCAAGAAGATCGCCTTCGAGGGCGTCAACGCCCAGCACCTCAGCACCACCAACCACATCGCCACGCACCTCGACGCGCCGCTCCACTTCTACGACCCGGGGCCCGACGTCGCGGGCATTCCCATCGAGCACCTGGTGGGGCCGGCGTGCGTGGTCGACCTGCAACAGTTCGGGATCGGGGACTACGACATCTACGGCCCCGAGCACTTCGAGGCCTGGGAGCAGAAGTACAACATCCGCATCGAGCGCGGTGACATCCTGGTGATCCACACCGGGTACCACGCCTACTACAACGAGGACTGGTCGCCGACCACCCGGCGCCACCATCCCGACGCGCGCCCCGACCTGCCGCGGGCGTTCCTGCGGCACCCGGGACCGCGGGCGGAGTTCTGCCAGTGGGTGCTCGACCGCGGCATCCGGTGGATGGCCATCGACGCCATCTCCACCGACCATCCCTTCAACACCAAGGTGCGCGACGCTCGCCGCGACCTGATCCCCGAGGTCGAGCAGAAGATCGGCATGGCCATCGACAAGGCGTTCCCCTGGCCCAAGGACTACCAGGCCACGCACACGCTGCTGTTCCCCAAGGGTGTCTTCCACGTCGAGAACGTCGGTGGGGAGATCGACCAGATCCTGAACCAACGGGTATGGGTGGGGTGCTTCCCGTTCCGGTTCAAGGGTGGGGAGGCGGCGCTCTGCCGGTTCGTGGCGTTCGTGGAGGCCGACGGCGCAGCCGCGGCTGCGCCGCCCGCCGTCCCGGCCGCCGCAGCGCCGGCACCGCAGGCACGCCCGGCCCGCGCCCGGCGGCCCCCGGAGGGGCGGCCGGGGCAGCGGCGGGCGGGGAGGAGGGGGCGCTAG